In one Pseudodesulfovibrio tunisiensis genomic region, the following are encoded:
- a CDS encoding MogA/MoaB family molybdenum cofactor biosynthesis protein: MTDRELHFRVDEPLSHGDRVWLFPERAKGPAGSVTLLDDAPELLPGQRFAASEPGVLRILSRQWWPGESGAASVRVYLAEVFQEVAPGEYRSPVLRKGPALAWITLSDKGAAGKRTDESGPLIGELVRERLPLSLVQGYILPDDPVRLKGLLVELALEQGFDIIMTTGGTGVGPRDITPEATLAVIEKRLPGYERAMTNASLAKTPHGAISRAVAGTLGNALVVNMPGSPKAVRECLEPLLPTLKHTLEKLQGDPSDCALLHE; the protein is encoded by the coding sequence ATGACGGATCGCGAACTGCATTTTCGTGTTGATGAGCCTCTTTCCCATGGAGATCGCGTCTGGCTTTTTCCGGAGCGGGCAAAGGGCCCGGCCGGGAGCGTGACCCTTTTGGATGATGCGCCGGAACTGCTTCCCGGGCAGCGTTTTGCAGCCTCGGAACCGGGCGTGCTGCGGATTCTTTCCCGCCAATGGTGGCCCGGAGAAAGCGGAGCCGCTTCCGTCCGCGTGTATCTCGCGGAAGTCTTTCAGGAGGTGGCGCCCGGAGAATATCGATCCCCGGTGCTGCGCAAGGGGCCGGCATTGGCCTGGATCACCCTGAGCGACAAGGGCGCGGCCGGAAAGCGTACCGACGAATCCGGACCGCTCATCGGCGAACTGGTTCGCGAACGGCTTCCGCTGAGTCTCGTGCAGGGCTACATCCTGCCCGACGACCCGGTCCGCCTCAAGGGATTGCTCGTGGAACTCGCGCTTGAACAGGGATTCGACATCATCATGACCACGGGCGGAACCGGCGTGGGACCGAGAGACATTACCCCTGAAGCCACATTGGCAGTCATTGAAAAGCGCCTTCCCGGATACGAACGGGCCATGACCAACGCGAGTCTGGCCAAGACGCCGCATGGCGCGATTTCCCGGGCCGTGGCCGGGACCCTTGGCAATGCGCTCGTTGTCAACATGCCGGGCAGTCCCAAGGCCGTGCGGGAATGTCTGGAACCTTTGCTGCCGACGTTGAAACATACATTGGAGAAGTTGCAGGGCGATCCTTCGGATTGCGCCTTGCTTCATGAATGA
- a CDS encoding TolC family protein yields the protein MQMKRLVAVVLALFVVAGFSFAAQAQEEASPETGEAGYGGSFDLERCVTRALDANPTILSARSQLQGADFGEKSKVGTFLPSVSGDYGYMKYDRKITNLNDRDQWTGHVNVSQPIFKGFSLLSDYQKSALTKDQSAAKLTNVELTVIKDVQSTFFQLLKARMDVKSAEDSVTRLDSQVKVISAFYEVGLKPKAEVLDAEVDLANAKQTQLIAQNNVSIQEAQLNTLLNIPVEAEVDYVGELKQFPFGLDLKECLRRAYAARPDLMIGEKSVDIARKDAKIAASSFYPDVSFDYDYYKKGDDASLDGGKHYSHAAKEYWSLGVNMNMKVFEWGSDYYDYKRVAETITQLEAELDNLRLNAGFEVKQSLLNIRAASDRINVAKKSVEAAAEAYRMAVARYQAQVGTNTDVLNAQARLTEAEALLSQALSDHGTAVSSLYVAMGEKNPALVTSN from the coding sequence ATGCAGATGAAACGGCTTGTCGCTGTTGTGCTGGCACTGTTCGTCGTGGCCGGTTTTTCCTTCGCCGCTCAGGCGCAGGAAGAGGCCTCCCCTGAAACCGGCGAGGCCGGGTATGGCGGAAGTTTCGATCTGGAGCGGTGCGTCACGCGCGCACTGGACGCCAACCCGACCATTCTTTCCGCCCGTTCCCAGTTGCAGGGGGCGGATTTTGGTGAAAAATCCAAGGTGGGAACCTTTCTGCCTTCGGTGAGCGGTGATTACGGATACATGAAGTATGACCGCAAGATAACCAACCTGAATGACCGCGACCAGTGGACCGGTCATGTCAATGTATCCCAGCCCATCTTCAAGGGCTTCAGCCTGTTGTCGGATTATCAGAAGTCCGCACTGACCAAGGACCAGAGTGCAGCCAAACTGACCAATGTGGAACTGACCGTCATCAAGGACGTGCAGTCCACCTTCTTCCAGTTGCTCAAGGCGCGCATGGATGTGAAGAGCGCCGAGGACTCGGTTACCCGTCTGGATTCGCAGGTCAAGGTCATCTCCGCATTCTATGAAGTGGGCCTGAAGCCCAAGGCCGAAGTGCTGGATGCCGAGGTCGATCTGGCCAACGCCAAGCAGACCCAGCTCATCGCGCAGAACAATGTCTCCATTCAGGAAGCCCAGCTCAACACGCTGCTGAACATTCCCGTGGAAGCCGAAGTCGATTATGTCGGCGAACTCAAGCAGTTTCCCTTCGGCCTGGACCTCAAGGAATGCCTGCGCCGCGCCTATGCCGCCCGGCCCGATCTCATGATTGGTGAAAAGTCCGTGGACATTGCCAGAAAGGACGCCAAGATTGCGGCCAGCAGTTTCTATCCGGACGTGAGCTTCGACTACGACTACTACAAGAAGGGCGACGACGCCTCGCTGGACGGCGGGAAGCACTATTCCCACGCTGCCAAGGAATACTGGAGCCTCGGCGTGAACATGAACATGAAGGTGTTCGAATGGGGTTCCGATTACTACGACTACAAGCGGGTTGCCGAAACCATAACCCAGCTTGAGGCCGAACTGGACAATCTTCGTCTGAATGCCGGATTCGAGGTCAAGCAGTCCCTGTTGAACATCAGGGCCGCTTCGGACCGCATCAATGTGGCCAAGAAATCCGTGGAAGCCGCAGCCGAAGCCTACCGCATGGCCGTGGCCCGGTATCAGGCTCAGGTCGGTACCAACACGGACGTGCTGAACGCTCAGGCCCGTCTGACCGAGGCTGAGGCTCTGCTGTCGCAGGCACTATCCGACCACGGCACGGCGGTTTCGTCCCTGTACGTGGCCATGGGTGAAAAGAACCCGGCTCTGGTTACTTCCAACTAG
- a CDS encoding dual CXXC motif small (seleno)protein, protein MLFRGKRTWQAAAMRCDKCGRKLDAHRGCREVSLRCPSCGKVFDLGKYAGKMDQAFEEEMAFVPMDRI, encoded by the coding sequence ATGCTCTTCAGGGGGAAACGAACCTGGCAGGCCGCAGCCATGCGCTGCGACAAGTGTGGCAGGAAACTGGATGCGCATCGGGGATGCCGCGAAGTGTCATTGCGCTGCCCTTCCTGCGGCAAGGTCTTTGATCTTGGCAAGTATGCCGGGAAAATGGACCAGGCCTTTGAAGAGGAGATGGCTTTTGTTCCCATGGACAGGATCTAG
- a CDS encoding lytic murein transglycosylase, with amino-acid sequence MIMIINVPCPAKARDVGVWRPLVDRLVADGLEKPYAESLFSRRGITFAPDIMARKMNVLLRVKLASVQPGPGPEPEVMDRYLNPMLIAGGYAYLREHRSTLLAAEKKYDVPRTVLVALLIVETKLGLQVGSDNGLKILASMALGGDFDRIEHLVDTDGIDPEIRDWLVRRTRQKGDWAYRELQALIEYARGNLQDPYTIPCSPYGAIGLCQFMPTSALHYGVDGNGDGRVDLFHSEDAIHSMANFLKRHGWKRNLDRAARLKVLYRYNHSESYAMTILAVADKLQGTADFFGG; translated from the coding sequence ATGATCATGATTATCAACGTCCCGTGTCCTGCAAAGGCGCGGGACGTCGGTGTTTGGAGGCCGCTGGTCGATCGGCTTGTGGCCGACGGGTTGGAAAAGCCGTACGCGGAGAGCCTGTTTTCCCGCAGGGGCATCACGTTCGCCCCGGACATCATGGCCCGAAAGATGAACGTGTTGCTGCGCGTCAAGCTCGCATCGGTCCAACCCGGCCCCGGGCCGGAGCCCGAGGTCATGGATCGATATCTCAACCCCATGCTCATAGCCGGGGGATACGCCTATCTTCGGGAGCATCGGAGCACGTTGCTTGCCGCGGAAAAAAAGTATGACGTTCCCCGCACCGTACTGGTAGCTCTGCTTATTGTGGAAACCAAGCTTGGCTTGCAGGTGGGGAGTGACAATGGCCTGAAGATTCTGGCCAGCATGGCGCTCGGCGGGGATTTCGATCGTATTGAGCATCTTGTGGACACGGATGGAATCGATCCCGAGATTCGGGACTGGCTGGTGCGCAGGACTCGTCAGAAGGGTGATTGGGCCTATAGGGAGTTGCAGGCTCTCATCGAATATGCCAGAGGCAATCTTCAGGACCCGTACACGATTCCCTGCTCTCCGTACGGGGCGATCGGGCTGTGCCAGTTCATGCCCACGAGCGCGCTGCACTACGGGGTTGACGGCAACGGCGACGGTCGCGTGGACCTGTTTCATTCCGAGGACGCCATTCACAGCATGGCGAATTTTCTCAAGCGGCACGGCTGGAAACGGAATCTGGACCGGGCGGCCCGGCTCAAGGTGCTGTATCGCTACAATCACTCCGAAAGCTATGCCATGACCATACTGGCTGTGGCCGACAAGCTGCAAGGCACGGCGGATTTTTTCGGGGGATGA
- a CDS encoding glycosyltransferase family 4 protein yields the protein MKIFQVINVRWFNATAWYALYLSKLLSDDGHDVTVVVQPGTLPEAKAREMGLDTVAVDLNSTHPVTFAKSTSQVVNLLRERQPDIVNCHRGDGFFLWAALKYMGRGYKLVRTRGDQRAPRRDFVNRFMHASVADAVVVTHRRMADYFLKKMRTPADGLWLIHGGVDTSTFHFDAEGRDRVRREFDFSDDHTVVGLLGRFDRVKGQKELIKTIARLRAQGREDIRLFLVGFDTAMREEQIQEWLTEYDLRDITRISGRRSDIAACISAMDIGVIASLWSEAIARAALEIMACNIPLATTSVGVMPDLAAPGTIVPPCDPEALAKPVARLMDEPEFRSKVLEAQQRTMSQLSGNDFLRRTLSLYQTLLDK from the coding sequence ATGAAGATATTTCAGGTCATCAATGTCAGATGGTTCAACGCAACAGCATGGTACGCCCTGTACCTGAGCAAGCTGCTCTCCGATGACGGACACGATGTGACCGTCGTGGTCCAGCCCGGCACCCTGCCCGAGGCAAAGGCTCGGGAAATGGGGCTCGATACCGTGGCCGTGGACTTGAATTCCACCCATCCGGTCACCTTTGCCAAATCCACGTCCCAGGTCGTGAATCTGCTCCGCGAACGCCAGCCCGACATAGTGAACTGCCACAGAGGCGACGGCTTCTTTCTCTGGGCCGCACTCAAATACATGGGCCGAGGCTACAAGCTCGTACGCACTCGCGGCGACCAGCGCGCTCCCAGACGGGATTTCGTCAACCGTTTCATGCACGCCAGCGTGGCTGATGCCGTCGTGGTCACACATCGACGCATGGCCGACTATTTCCTGAAAAAGATGCGCACCCCGGCAGACGGACTCTGGCTGATTCACGGCGGAGTCGACACCTCGACCTTCCACTTCGACGCAGAAGGCCGCGACCGGGTACGTCGGGAATTCGATTTTTCCGACGACCATACCGTGGTGGGCTTACTGGGCCGTTTCGACCGGGTCAAGGGCCAGAAGGAACTGATCAAGACCATTGCCCGCCTGCGCGCCCAGGGCAGGGAAGACATCCGCCTTTTCCTCGTGGGTTTCGACACGGCCATGCGCGAGGAACAGATTCAGGAATGGCTCACGGAATACGACCTCCGGGACATCACGCGCATCAGCGGACGCCGTTCGGATATTGCCGCATGCATTTCCGCCATGGACATCGGCGTGATCGCCTCGCTCTGGTCCGAGGCCATTGCCCGGGCCGCCCTTGAAATCATGGCCTGCAACATCCCTCTGGCAACCACCAGCGTGGGCGTCATGCCCGATCTGGCTGCCCCGGGAACCATTGTCCCTCCCTGCGATCCGGAAGCGCTGGCAAAACCCGTTGCACGACTCATGGACGAACCCGAGTTCCGCTCCAAGGTACTGGAAGCCCAGCAGCGCACCATGTCCCAATTGTCGGGCAACGATTTTCTGCGGCGCACACTGAGCCTGTATCAAACCCTGCTCGACAAGTAA
- a CDS encoding glycosyltransferase family 2 protein: MRSPLVSVIIPTFDRADFVVEAVDSVLGQTYSRWECIVIDDGSTDDTVQRLQMFEDSRIRVLSRTNRGVSAARNAGIAVSSGDVIALLDSDDYWLPEKLTRHVAHMLANGHHISQTEEIWYRGGRRVNQKRKHAKPEGVFFRESLKMCLVSPSCVMFSREFWNDVGPFDEEMPACEDYDLWLRAWEYPVGLLREALTVKRGGRPDQLSNAVPCLDIYRMRAIVKMLQSGKIDGEDRRAALDELRRKAEIYVQGAEKRGKKHEADRVWNLICKALEGKEIPLNSLR, translated from the coding sequence ATGCGAAGCCCTTTGGTGAGTGTTATCATTCCGACGTTTGATCGAGCGGATTTTGTTGTGGAAGCCGTGGACTCGGTGCTTGGTCAAACATATTCCCGTTGGGAATGCATTGTGATCGACGACGGGTCCACGGACGACACGGTCCAGCGATTGCAGATGTTCGAGGATTCCCGGATTCGGGTCCTGTCCCGGACGAATCGCGGGGTTTCCGCAGCCAGAAACGCGGGAATTGCGGTCTCGTCCGGTGATGTCATCGCACTGCTGGATTCGGATGATTACTGGCTGCCGGAAAAATTGACGCGGCATGTGGCGCACATGCTTGCGAACGGGCATCATATCAGCCAGACCGAGGAAATATGGTACCGGGGAGGTAGGCGGGTAAATCAGAAGAGGAAACACGCCAAGCCTGAGGGGGTCTTTTTTCGGGAGTCTCTGAAAATGTGTCTGGTGAGTCCGTCCTGTGTCATGTTTTCCAGAGAATTCTGGAATGATGTCGGACCGTTCGACGAGGAAATGCCTGCCTGCGAGGATTACGACCTCTGGCTTCGGGCATGGGAATATCCCGTGGGGCTGTTGCGCGAGGCGCTGACCGTCAAAAGGGGAGGGCGACCGGATCAGCTTTCCAATGCGGTTCCCTGTCTGGATATCTACCGGATGCGAGCCATCGTAAAGATGCTGCAAAGCGGAAAAATTGACGGTGAGGACCGGCGGGCCGCTCTTGACGAATTGCGTCGCAAGGCGGAAATATATGTACAAGGCGCTGAAAAAAGGGGAAAAAAGCATGAAGCGGATCGGGTTTGGAACCTGATTTGCAAAGCGCTGGAGGGGAAGGAAATTCCCCTGAATTCATTGCGTTAG
- a CDS encoding tetratricopeptide repeat protein, translating into MPTIAKLADQLPEITQSRLVASGYGVWMVWSGKMNAAIGGTLREYGVIEVVREEDQALWFCNTVEVFRAVARLQIWAKVNNLKVFCQIFPMTMLVGYSMEFSMSLAAELDRQTAKTPSEFEVWIHPKLKDAVAGVPGLSTREWGQLEGLAPVDWLALNVDQSLDYESTLRWYFIIKPLGRMTDKESIVGWRDFSGEITELIKRLGLKYISDVNEGFLFFPLDSFRLLKTFCSEILSLIRDVKDDEERQYWPIVMAAVPQGRLPFSEEMPKKVGLDWNRLAPDFPHVRIADGFLLSDSFHINEARYGTEQISLDSWVNISLKDGGEQDRHGTIQVALPNVLVDMEGAECFYCGQKNHAPGDCPTKRISKLYSNVWKQLAQYNLEEIGKGMNNIDSKVSVENFEDMLDLVADKKNIEGVLARAIFEINVPCQLRTLNIMWRSRAKEWADAMKSLAPPEGEYIWDALHKLQERSYDEAEELIKQATLKYQRSYQPHSLSGFLFLDRGDPNQALFHWQEAERMSYTPMQQGYFSFLQGRLMEVEGSLKEAVTNYKRANSFSPTWLEPVYRQGVCMVKMGFTGQALDVFRDLVSRDPDMFNRILVDPELDRGRVQIMSAMWEWWADAEDRVKQVREDVKKLFGDITERFDENHHFFEVANEELERLRRYGEVDNYVSFRMLLRGKDKFSSRLDNEVAREVKRINANVEYLSDRIREIQREAAWFPFPKLLLEFNKDFNFCVDKINWIKTQPLRQADIFRKSMRFLDEIEEHIDTLQGRLVTLRIVRDSTLFVLMLGRNFIWFELIGLGLALVGLPAFIYFTRDVQGHWIVESIRSQQWEFTKGLVIILSVLCLAGAAIKSGLGFEKRKRELFEQLDEEMRSVAPRRY; encoded by the coding sequence ATGCCGACCATTGCCAAGCTCGCTGATCAACTTCCTGAAATCACGCAATCACGGCTTGTTGCCTCGGGCTACGGCGTATGGATGGTCTGGTCCGGCAAGATGAATGCCGCCATTGGCGGCACCCTTCGGGAATACGGGGTTATCGAGGTTGTGCGCGAGGAGGATCAGGCCCTCTGGTTCTGCAATACCGTCGAGGTGTTTCGGGCCGTGGCCCGGCTTCAGATCTGGGCCAAGGTCAACAATCTCAAGGTGTTCTGCCAGATATTCCCCATGACCATGCTGGTGGGATACAGCATGGAGTTTTCCATGTCGCTGGCTGCGGAACTGGATCGCCAGACAGCCAAGACGCCTTCGGAGTTCGAGGTATGGATTCATCCCAAGCTCAAGGATGCAGTGGCCGGAGTGCCTGGGCTCAGCACCCGGGAATGGGGGCAGCTCGAAGGGCTGGCTCCCGTGGATTGGCTTGCCCTGAATGTGGACCAGTCCCTGGACTACGAGTCCACCTTGCGCTGGTATTTCATCATCAAGCCGCTGGGCAGGATGACGGACAAGGAGAGCATTGTCGGCTGGCGGGATTTTTCCGGGGAAATTACCGAGCTCATCAAGCGTCTCGGCCTCAAGTACATATCCGACGTCAATGAAGGCTTTCTGTTCTTCCCCCTGGACAGCTTTCGGCTGCTCAAGACGTTTTGCAGCGAAATCCTGAGCCTCATTCGCGACGTGAAGGATGATGAGGAGAGGCAGTACTGGCCGATCGTCATGGCCGCCGTGCCGCAGGGCCGTCTTCCCTTTTCCGAGGAAATGCCGAAAAAGGTGGGGCTGGACTGGAACCGTCTTGCTCCGGATTTTCCCCATGTGCGCATTGCGGACGGCTTCCTGCTTTCGGATTCCTTTCATATCAATGAAGCGCGATACGGTACGGAACAGATTTCCCTCGACAGTTGGGTCAACATCAGTCTGAAGGACGGCGGGGAGCAAGACAGGCACGGCACGATTCAGGTGGCTTTGCCCAATGTGCTCGTGGACATGGAAGGTGCCGAATGCTTCTACTGCGGGCAGAAGAATCATGCGCCGGGCGATTGTCCGACCAAGCGGATCAGCAAGCTGTATTCCAATGTCTGGAAACAGTTGGCCCAGTATAATCTGGAGGAAATCGGCAAGGGCATGAACAACATCGACAGCAAGGTCAGCGTGGAGAATTTCGAGGACATGCTTGACCTTGTGGCCGACAAGAAGAACATCGAAGGCGTTCTTGCCCGTGCGATTTTCGAGATCAATGTGCCTTGCCAGCTTCGCACCTTGAACATCATGTGGCGCAGTCGGGCAAAGGAATGGGCCGATGCCATGAAGTCCCTGGCGCCGCCCGAGGGCGAATACATCTGGGATGCACTGCACAAGCTTCAGGAACGCTCCTATGACGAGGCCGAGGAGCTCATCAAGCAGGCAACGCTCAAATATCAGCGCAGTTACCAGCCGCATTCCCTGAGTGGTTTCCTGTTTCTGGATCGCGGGGACCCGAATCAGGCCCTGTTTCATTGGCAGGAGGCCGAGCGCATGAGCTATACGCCCATGCAGCAGGGGTATTTTTCCTTTCTGCAGGGACGGCTCATGGAGGTGGAGGGCAGCCTCAAGGAGGCCGTGACCAATTACAAGCGGGCCAATTCCTTTTCCCCGACATGGCTGGAGCCGGTCTATCGTCAGGGCGTGTGCATGGTGAAGATGGGATTCACGGGCCAGGCTCTGGATGTCTTCCGCGATCTGGTTTCACGTGATCCGGACATGTTCAATCGGATACTGGTGGACCCGGAGCTGGACCGGGGCCGCGTGCAGATCATGAGTGCCATGTGGGAATGGTGGGCGGATGCCGAAGACCGTGTCAAGCAGGTGCGCGAGGACGTGAAGAAGCTGTTTGGCGACATCACCGAGCGGTTCGATGAAAACCATCATTTTTTCGAAGTTGCCAACGAAGAACTCGAGCGTCTGCGACGATACGGCGAAGTGGACAACTATGTCTCGTTTCGCATGCTGCTTCGCGGCAAGGACAAGTTTTCCTCCCGACTGGACAACGAGGTTGCCAGAGAGGTCAAGCGCATCAACGCCAACGTTGAATATCTGTCCGACAGGATCAGGGAGATTCAGCGTGAGGCGGCATGGTTTCCGTTTCCCAAGCTGCTTCTCGAGTTCAACAAGGACTTCAATTTTTGCGTGGACAAGATCAACTGGATCAAGACCCAACCCTTGCGTCAGGCGGACATCTTTCGCAAGTCCATGCGTTTTCTCGATGAAATCGAAGAACATATCGATACCCTGCAAGGTCGGCTCGTGACCTTGCGGATTGTCCGTGACAGCACGTTGTTCGTACTCATGCTCGGTCGCAATTTCATCTGGTTCGAACTGATCGGTCTGGGATTGGCTCTGGTCGGCCTGCCCGCATTCATTTACTTCACCCGGGACGTGCAGGGGCATTGGATCGTGGAATCCATCCGAAGTCAGCAATGGGAGTTCACAAAGGGGCTGGTCATCATCCTGAGCGTGCTTTGCCTTGCCGGAGCCGCCATCAAGAGCGGATTGGGATTCGAGAAGCGAAAGCGTGAACTCTTTGAACAGCTGGACGAGGAAATGCGTTCCGTGGCTCCTCGGCGCTACTAG
- the gpmA gene encoding 2,3-diphosphoglycerate-dependent phosphoglycerate mutase has product MHKLVLIRHGQSVWNLENRFTGWTDVDLTRQGAEEALEGARLLREEGFTFDLAHTSVLKRAIRTLWIVQDHMDMLWLPVMKTWRLNERHYGALQGLNKAETAGKYGDEQVFIWRRSFDTPPPALEKGDSRFPGLDSRYADLSAEELPLCESLKDTIGRTLPYWFETIAPQIREGRRVLIVAHGNSLRGLVKHLDGMTEDEITRLNIPTGVPLVYELDRELAPIRHYYLGDPEAVAKAARAVANQAKGG; this is encoded by the coding sequence ATGCACAAGCTGGTACTTATCCGTCACGGCCAGAGCGTCTGGAATCTGGAGAACCGATTCACGGGGTGGACCGATGTGGACCTGACCAGGCAGGGCGCGGAGGAAGCTCTGGAAGGTGCGCGTCTGCTGCGGGAAGAGGGCTTCACCTTCGATCTTGCCCATACCTCGGTGCTCAAGCGCGCCATTCGGACACTGTGGATCGTTCAGGATCACATGGACATGCTCTGGCTGCCGGTCATGAAGACATGGCGGCTCAACGAGCGGCATTACGGTGCGCTTCAGGGATTGAACAAGGCCGAGACCGCCGGGAAATACGGCGACGAGCAGGTGTTCATCTGGCGGCGCAGTTTCGACACCCCGCCTCCCGCTCTTGAAAAGGGGGACTCCCGTTTTCCCGGACTTGATTCGCGATATGCCGATCTTTCCGCCGAGGAGCTGCCTCTGTGCGAGAGTCTCAAGGATACCATCGGGAGAACCCTTCCATACTGGTTCGAGACCATTGCTCCGCAGATTCGGGAAGGCAGGCGTGTGCTCATCGTGGCTCACGGCAACTCCCTGCGCGGTCTGGTCAAGCATCTGGACGGCATGACCGAGGACGAGATTACCAGGCTCAATATCCCGACAGGCGTGCCCCTTGTGTACGAACTGGACAGGGAGCTTGCTCCGATTCGGCATTACTATCTGGGTGATCCCGAGGCCGTGGCCAAGGCGGCTCGGGCTGTTGCCAATCAGGCCAAGGGCGGGTAA
- the mutY gene encoding A/G-specific adenine glycosylase, protein MNDKAFVDELLAWYRSSQRDLPWRSDPAPYKVWISEIMAQQTQMDRVVPYFERWMQAFPDIESLARAPEEQVLKAWEGLGYYTRARNLRKAAALVLGEMNGVFPSDPDAIRSLPGIGPYTAGAIASIAFGQAVPAVDANVLRVFARLLNLDRPVTLQDVKKTVYDKVLSLIPVGSPGDFNQALMEFGALVCSRKPDCDACPVRGHCVSLAAGTVAQRPLPAAPREYIRIEMATGLLMHGGRILIQKRRPDDVWPGLWEFPGGVLEDGETPELAVVREYREETGLEVRPVEKIGVVRYGYTKYRVTMHGYFCLPVHDGEPAPDFRAAVDGKFVPPSEFGGYAFPSGHRRIMDLLRRDMRFQDWLSKS, encoded by the coding sequence ATGAATGACAAGGCATTTGTTGACGAACTGCTTGCCTGGTATCGGTCCAGTCAGCGTGATTTGCCGTGGCGAAGCGACCCGGCTCCGTACAAGGTCTGGATTTCCGAGATCATGGCCCAGCAGACCCAGATGGATCGTGTGGTGCCGTATTTCGAGCGCTGGATGCAGGCGTTTCCGGACATTGAATCCCTTGCCCGGGCGCCCGAGGAACAGGTGCTCAAGGCATGGGAAGGGCTGGGCTACTACACCCGCGCCCGCAACCTGCGCAAGGCCGCTGCACTGGTGCTCGGGGAAATGAACGGTGTTTTTCCGTCCGATCCCGATGCCATCCGGTCACTTCCCGGCATCGGCCCTTATACGGCCGGAGCCATTGCCAGCATTGCCTTCGGACAGGCTGTCCCGGCTGTGGACGCCAATGTGTTGCGCGTGTTCGCACGGCTTTTGAACCTCGACAGGCCGGTAACGCTTCAGGACGTCAAAAAGACGGTGTACGACAAGGTCCTGTCGTTGATCCCCGTGGGGTCTCCCGGAGATTTCAATCAGGCACTCATGGAGTTCGGCGCATTGGTCTGTTCCCGCAAGCCGGATTGCGATGCATGCCCTGTGCGCGGGCATTGCGTTTCGCTTGCTGCCGGAACCGTTGCGCAACGGCCGCTTCCTGCCGCCCCCAGGGAATACATTCGAATCGAGATGGCCACCGGTCTGCTTATGCATGGCGGGCGAATCCTGATTCAGAAGCGACGGCCCGATGATGTCTGGCCCGGTCTTTGGGAGTTCCCGGGTGGTGTGCTGGAAGACGGGGAAACCCCGGAACTGGCGGTTGTCCGTGAATATCGCGAGGAAACCGGGCTGGAAGTCCGGCCCGTGGAGAAGATTGGTGTGGTTCGGTACGGATACACCAAATATCGCGTTACCATGCACGGATATTTCTGTCTGCCTGTTCATGACGGGGAACCTGCACCGGATTTTCGTGCCGCAGTGGATGGCAAATTCGTGCCTCCCTCTGAATTTGGCGGATACGCCTTTCCTTCCGGTCATCGCAGGATCATGGACCTGCTGCGCCGGGACATGCGGTTTCAGGACTGGCTTTCGAAAAGCTGA
- the dksA gene encoding RNA polymerase-binding protein DksA has product MEAKDLQYFRELLNGMLDDVLQKSDETIEDMTESGEVYADPADRATAESDRAFTLRLRDRERKLIKKIQNAITRIEDGDFGLCQDCGEEIGVARLKARPMTTLCIECKSKQEEDEAVRGD; this is encoded by the coding sequence ATGGAAGCAAAGGATCTTCAGTACTTTCGGGAACTTCTCAACGGGATGCTTGATGATGTCCTGCAGAAGAGCGATGAGACCATCGAGGACATGACCGAATCGGGAGAGGTGTATGCCGATCCTGCGGACAGAGCGACCGCCGAATCCGACCGTGCGTTCACGCTGCGGCTTCGCGACAGGGAGCGCAAGCTCATCAAGAAGATTCAGAATGCCATCACGCGCATCGAGGATGGCGATTTCGGTCTTTGCCAGGATTGTGGCGAAGAGATCGGCGTGGCTCGACTCAAGGCCCGTCCCATGACCACGCTCTGCATCGAGTGCAAGAGCAAGCAGGAAGAGGACGAAGCCGTTCGCGGCGACTAG